A single Gemmatimonadota bacterium DNA region contains:
- a CDS encoding methyltransferase, whose product MRNSTPVTPPAATASAAPATRVVVHDEASANAAGRHWSDIVGFLAFLALAAWDVRIAPAVSLALIPVFAYEVAAGLAFLGRRRARASVRGLGPRIAAYGGTFAVPLFLAFAASREPSWLTPVTRTFPTIAHWAVPTGNILVFSGACMSAWGLWYLRSSISLEPAARGLVTRGPYAIARHPLYLAYTLSYAGITIQHPTIQVAILMVIWFAMTWARIRYEEDVLTAVFPEYAAYRTRVGALGPIHLPTVARAYQ is encoded by the coding sequence ATGCGCAATTCGACTCCCGTAACGCCCCCCGCTGCGACAGCGAGCGCGGCGCCAGCTACCCGGGTGGTGGTCCACGACGAAGCGTCGGCGAACGCGGCCGGCCGACACTGGTCCGACATCGTGGGATTTCTTGCATTCCTCGCGCTTGCCGCGTGGGATGTTCGAATCGCTCCGGCGGTGTCGTTGGCGCTGATACCGGTATTCGCGTACGAGGTGGCGGCCGGACTTGCGTTCCTCGGCCGGCGACGTGCACGCGCTTCCGTGCGCGGGCTCGGTCCGCGGATCGCGGCGTACGGCGGGACGTTCGCGGTGCCACTGTTTCTGGCATTTGCGGCATCACGGGAGCCGTCGTGGCTGACGCCGGTCACGCGTACGTTTCCGACGATCGCACATTGGGCCGTGCCGACGGGCAACATTCTCGTCTTCAGCGGTGCGTGCATGTCTGCGTGGGGACTGTGGTATCTCCGGTCCTCGATCAGTCTCGAGCCGGCGGCGCGTGGGCTGGTTACGCGGGGACCGTATGCGATCGCGCGACACCCACTTTACCTGGCATACACGCTGAGCTACGCGGGTATCACGATTCAACACCCGACGATCCAGGTCGCGATCCTCATGGTGATCTGGTTCGCGATGACATGGGCGCGTATCAGATATGAAGAGGATGTTCTGACGGCAGTGTTTCCGGAATACGCTGCGTATCGCACGCGCGTCGGTGCATTGGGGCCAATACATCTACCGACCGTCGCTCGCGCCTACCAATAG
- a CDS encoding serine/threonine-protein kinase translates to MVSVSPGLVSEVTVDLRESLQSALGDAYTLGAELGGGGMSRVFLADDTSLGRQVVIKALLPELASGVSVQRFSREVHAAATLQSPHIVPVLSAGHTTDEIPYYIMPFVRGESLRVRLGRGRVPYAEAVQLAGDVAKALAAAHDAEMVHRDIKPDNILLTGGAASVTDFGIAHALHEARTEAADPTLTSLGTSLGTPAYMAPEQACGDAIDARTDVYSWGVVTYEMIAGHHPFPTAHTAQRLIAAQIAERPVSLSTHQTGTPAWFCKLVMSCLAKEPDLRPRDGVALVHAVEYGEAAQGSLPLGAMMRRMLGLAPRDA, encoded by the coding sequence GTGGTATCAGTTTCTCCGGGTCTGGTATCGGAAGTGACTGTGGACCTGCGCGAGTCGTTGCAGAGCGCACTCGGCGATGCGTACACGCTGGGCGCCGAGCTCGGCGGTGGCGGCATGTCGCGCGTCTTTCTTGCGGACGACACAAGTCTTGGCCGACAGGTTGTCATCAAGGCGCTCCTCCCGGAGCTTGCATCCGGAGTATCGGTGCAACGCTTCTCGCGCGAAGTACACGCTGCAGCGACGTTGCAGAGCCCGCACATCGTGCCTGTGCTTTCGGCGGGCCACACGACCGACGAGATCCCTTACTACATAATGCCATTCGTGCGCGGCGAGTCGTTGCGGGTGCGGCTCGGACGCGGGCGCGTTCCGTACGCGGAGGCGGTCCAACTTGCGGGCGACGTTGCGAAGGCGCTTGCAGCGGCGCACGATGCGGAGATGGTGCATCGCGACATCAAGCCGGATAACATCCTGCTGACGGGCGGCGCGGCCTCCGTCACGGATTTCGGGATCGCGCACGCGCTGCACGAGGCACGGACGGAGGCGGCGGATCCAACGCTCACGAGCCTCGGGACGTCGCTCGGCACGCCGGCTTACATGGCGCCGGAGCAGGCATGCGGCGACGCGATAGATGCTCGCACCGACGTGTATTCGTGGGGCGTTGTGACGTACGAAATGATTGCCGGACATCATCCTTTTCCGACTGCGCATACGGCACAGAGACTGATTGCCGCCCAGATCGCCGAGCGTCCCGTCTCGCTGTCGACGCATCAGACCGGGACACCGGCCTGGTTCTGCAAGCTGGTGATGAGCTGCCTCGCGAAGGAGCCGGACCTGAGGCCCCGCGACGGCGTTGCGCTGGTCCATGCGGTGGAGTACGGCGAGGCTGCGCAGGGCAGCTTGCCGTTGGGAGCGATGATGCGAAGGATGCTCGGGCTCGCACCGCGCGACGCGTAG